The Raphanus sativus cultivar WK10039 chromosome 2, ASM80110v3, whole genome shotgun sequence genome includes a region encoding these proteins:
- the LOC108842618 gene encoding G-box-binding factor 1 translates to MGTSEEKTPSKQASSAQDIPPTPYPDWSNSMQAYYGGGGTPNPFFPSPVGSPSPHPYMWGAQHHMMPPYGTPVPYPAMYPPGAVYAHPGMPMPPTSAPTNKETVKEQAAGKKSKGNLKRKGEGGEKAPSGSGNDGVSQSDESVTAGSSDENGENANHQEQGSVRKPSFGQMLADASSQSNTTGEIVPMKPLAPGTNLNMGMDLWSSQAGVAVKDERELKRQKRKQSNRESARRSRLRKQAECEQLQQRVESLTSENQSLRDELQRLSSECEKLKTENSSIQEELVRVHGPEAVAANLEQSDAGSKDGEGTN, encoded by the exons ATGGGAACGAGCGAAGAAAAGACGCCTTCCAAACAAGCATCCTCCGCACAG GACATTCCTCCCACGCCGTATCCAGACTGGTCAAACTCAATGCAG GCTTATTATGGAGGAGGAGGTACTCCGAATCCTTTTTTCCCTTCTCCTGTTGGATCTCCTAGTCCTCACCCCTATATGTGGGGTGCTCAA CACCATATGATGCCGCCTTATGGGACCCCGGTTCCGTACCCAGCCATGTATCCTCCAGGCGCAGTCTATGCTCATCCTGGCATGCCCATG CCTCCTACTTCTGCTCCAACCAACAAGGAGACCGTGAAAGAGCAAGCCGCTGGAAAGAAGTCGAAAGGGAACTTGAAAAGAAAGGGTGAAGGAGGTGAGAAGGCGCCTTCTGGTTCAGGGAACGATGGTGTTTCTCAAAG tgATGAAAGTGTCACAGCGGGTTCATCTGATGAAAATGGTGAGAATGCTAACCACCAG GAGCAAGGTTCAGTTAGGAAGCCGAGCTTTGGACAAATGCTTGCGGATG CAAGTTCTCAGAGTAATACTACTGGTGAGATAGTGCCCATGAAGCCACTGGCCCCTGGGACTAATCTGAATATGGGAATGGACTTATGGTCTTCCCAGGCTGGCGTAGCTGTGAAG GATGAAAGAGAGCTCAAGAGGCAGAAAAGAAAACAGTCTAACCGTGAATCCGCCAGGCGGTCCAGACTGCGGAAGCAG GCGGAATGCGAACAGCTTCAACAGAGAGTAGAGAGTTTGACGAGCGAGAATCAAAGCCTGAGAGATGAGTTACAGAGACTCTCCAGCGAATGTGAGAAGCTCAAGACTGAGAACAGCTCTATCCAG GAAGAGTTGGTAAGAGTGCATGGACCAGAGGCCGTAGCTGCTAATTTAGAACAGAGTGATGCTGGCTCTAAAGACGGCGAAGGAACAAACTAA
- the LOC108842856 gene encoding probable NAD(P)H dehydrogenase (quinone) FQR1-like 2, which yields MGKGGGCVPSKKKKPSSLATTGDDLGTEYEDAANAPLPIEDDQTTPAEITAAISPLKIFVVFYSMYGHVESLARRMKKGVEGVEGVEARLYRVPETLSEEVVVEKMKAPAKDSEIPEITAEELAEGDGFLFGFPTRYGCMAAQMKAFFDSTGRLWKEQTLAGKPAGFFVSTGTQGGGQETTAWTAITQLVHHGMLFVPIGYTFGAGMFKMDSIRGGSPYGAGVFAGDGSREATETELALAEHQGNYMATIVKRLAQP from the exons ATGGGGAAAGGAGGCGGATGCGTTccgagcaagaagaagaagccgtCGTCTCTCGCCACCACCGGAGATGATCTCGGAACCGAGTACGAAGACGCCGCCAACGCTCCTCTCCCAATCGAGGACGATCAGACGACGCCGGCGGAGATCACGGCGGCCATATCGCCGCTGAAGATATTCGTGGTGTTCTACTCGATGTACGGACACGTGGAGAGCTTGGCGAGGAGGATGAAGAAGGGAGTGGAGGGCGTGGAAGGAGTGGAGGCGAGGCTGTACAGAGTGCCGGAGACGCTTTCCGAGGAGGTTGTCGTCGAGAAGATGAAGGCGCCGGCTAAAGATTCGGAGATACCGGAGATAACGGCGGAGGAGTTGGCGGAGGGTGATGGGTTTCTGTTTGGGTTTCCGACGAGGTACGGGTGTATGGCGGCGCAGATGAAGGCGTTCTTTGACTCGACGGGGCGGTTGTGGAAGGAGCAGACGCTCGCGGGGAAGCCTGCTGGGTTCTTCGTTAGTACGGGGACTCAGGGAGGTGGCCAAGAGACCACTGC ATGGACAGCAATCACACAACTCGTGCACCACGGGATGCTATTTGTCCCCATAGGCTACACATTCGGAGCAGGAATGTTCAAGATGGATTCGATCCGCGGAGGGTCACCTTATGGAGCCGGTGTGTTCGCTGGCGATGGGTCAAGAGAAGCAACAGAAACAGAACTAGCTCTTGCTGAACATCAAGGAAACTATATGGCTACAATAGTCAAGAGACTTGCACAAccttaa
- the LOC108842619 gene encoding HVA22-like protein k isoform X1: protein MSGFASQIPSMAFLGSGFTSEVGLRVLFSPLGSNIVLRTACCSIGIGLPVYSTFKAIENRDQSAQRKWLIYWAAYGSFSLVEVFTDKLISWFPLYYHAKFAFLVWLQLPTIDGAKQIYNNRLRPFLIRHQVRVDRLVDGVYGEMIKVVRTHQGGVRLARLIIVKIFGSGYFSKLYSFLSQTNQYFCYYIELVVPSGNEAAPPSQGQGETPNISPEQEPSTATIQDLEESESDHED from the exons ATGAGTGGATTTGCTTCACAGATTCCATCCATGGCGTTTCTAGGATCCGGCTTCACCAGCGAG GTTGGGTTACGTGTACTGTTCTCTCCACTTGGTTCCAATATCGTACTTCGTACCGCATG CTGTTCCATTGGGATCGGGTTGCCAGTATACTCCACTTTCAAGGCAATCGAGAATAGAGATCAGAGTGCACAACGAAAATGGCTTATTTACTGGGCAG CTTATGGTTCTTTCAGCCTTGTTGAAGTGTTCACGGATAAGCTCATTTCCTG GTTTCCGCTGTATTATCATGCAAAGTTTGCGTTCCTAGTATGGCTTCAACTTCCCACCATTGAT GGAGCAAAGCAAATATATAACAACCGCCTTCGCCCTTTCCTAATTCGACACCAAGTTAGAGTGGACCGACTCGTGGATGGGGTATATGGAGAAATG ATCAAGGTCGTTAGGACACACCAAGGAGGAGTACGGTTGGCGCGATTAATCATTGTCAAAATCTTTGGATCAGGTTACTTCTCAAAACTCTATAGCTTCCTATCCCAAACCAACCAATACTTTTGTTACTATATAGAACTCGTTGTTCCATCAGGTAATGAAGCTGCACCACCAAGCCAAGGACAAGGAGAAACACCTAACATTAGCCCTGAACAAGAACCATCAACAGCAACAATCCAAGATTTGGAAGAATCTGAATCCGATCACGAAGactaa
- the LOC108842619 gene encoding HVA22-like protein k isoform X2, whose amino-acid sequence MSGFASQIPSMAFLGSGFTSEVGLRVLFSPLGSNIVLRTACCSIGIGLPVYSTFKAIENRDQSAQRKWLIYWAAYGSFSLVEVFTDKLISWFPLYYHAKFAFLVWLQLPTIDGAKQIYNNRLRPFLIRHQVRVDRLVDGVYGEMIKVVRTHQGGVRLARLIIVKIFGSGNEAAPPSQGQGETPNISPEQEPSTATIQDLEESESDHED is encoded by the exons ATGAGTGGATTTGCTTCACAGATTCCATCCATGGCGTTTCTAGGATCCGGCTTCACCAGCGAG GTTGGGTTACGTGTACTGTTCTCTCCACTTGGTTCCAATATCGTACTTCGTACCGCATG CTGTTCCATTGGGATCGGGTTGCCAGTATACTCCACTTTCAAGGCAATCGAGAATAGAGATCAGAGTGCACAACGAAAATGGCTTATTTACTGGGCAG CTTATGGTTCTTTCAGCCTTGTTGAAGTGTTCACGGATAAGCTCATTTCCTG GTTTCCGCTGTATTATCATGCAAAGTTTGCGTTCCTAGTATGGCTTCAACTTCCCACCATTGAT GGAGCAAAGCAAATATATAACAACCGCCTTCGCCCTTTCCTAATTCGACACCAAGTTAGAGTGGACCGACTCGTGGATGGGGTATATGGAGAAATG ATCAAGGTCGTTAGGACACACCAAGGAGGAGTACGGTTGGCGCGATTAATCATTGTCAAAATCTTTGGATCAG GTAATGAAGCTGCACCACCAAGCCAAGGACAAGGAGAAACACCTAACATTAGCCCTGAACAAGAACCATCAACAGCAACAATCCAAGATTTGGAAGAATCTGAATCCGATCACGAAGactaa
- the LOC108842617 gene encoding scarecrow-like protein 15, producing the protein MKVQASSPQDNQPSNTTNNTNSTDNTTNQLPSMDEHVMRSMDWDSIMKELELDDDSTPNPLKTEFTTTESAIGPLYAVDSNLPGFPDQIQPSDFDSSDVYPGQNQTSGYAFNSLDSVDNGGFDFIEDLIRVVDCVESDELQLAQVILSRLNQRLRSPTGRPLQRAAFYFKEALGSLLTGSNRNQTRLLSSWTEIVQKIRAVKEFSGISPIPLFSHFTANQAILDSLSSQQSSSPFVHVVDFDIGFGGQYASLMREIAEKSISSGFLRVTAVVAEECAVETRLVKENLTQFAAEMKIRFQIEFVLAKTFEMLSFKAIRFVDGERTVVLISPAIFRRLSGIGDFVNNLRRVSPKVVIFVDGEGWTEIAGAGSFRREFVAALEFYTMVLESLDAAAPPGDLVKKIVEAFVLRPKIAAAVETAADRRNAGEMTWREAFCGAGMRSIQLSQFAVFQAECLLEKAQVRGFHVAKRQEELVLCWHGRALVATSAWRF; encoded by the coding sequence ATGAAGGTCCAGGCTTCGTCTCCTCAAGACAACCAACCATCAAATACGACCAACAACACTAACAGTACCGACAATACTACTAATCAGTTACCATCGATGGACGAACATGTGATGCGTTCCATGGACTGGGATTCGATCATGAAGGAGCTGGAGCTAGACGATGATTCCACACCTAACCCCTTGAAGACAGAGTTCACAACCACAGAGTCCGCAATAGGACCACTCTACGCCGTCGATTCCAACCTCCCTGGCTTCCCCGATCAGATCCAACCGTCTGATTTCGACTCATCCGATGTTTACCCCGGTCAAAACCAAACCTCCGGTTACGCTTTCAATTCTCTCGACAGCGTCGACAATGGAGGCTTCGATTTCATCGAAGACCTCATCCGAGTCGTGGACTGCGTCGAATCGGACGAGTTACAGCTCGCTCAGGTGATATTATCACGGCTCAACCAACGCCTGAGGTCTCCGACGGGCAGACCGTTACAGAGGGCAGCGTTTTACTTCAAGGAAGCACTCGGTTCGCTTTTAACCGGAtcgaaccgaaaccaaacccgTTTATTATCATCTTGGACCGAGATCGTTCAGAAGATACGAGCGGTTAAGGAGTTCTCCGGTATATCCCCGATCCCTCTCTTCTCTCACTTCACCGCGAACCAAGCGATCCTCGACTCCCTGAGCTCGCAACAGTCGTCTTCCCCGTTCGTCCACGTGGTGGACTTCGACATCGGGTTCGGCGGCCAGTACGCGTCGCTCATGAGGGAGATCGCCGAGAAATCGATAAGCAGCGGGTTTCTACGAGTCACGGCGGTGGTGGCGGAGGAGTGCGCCGTCGAGACGCGGCTGGTGAAGGAGAATCTGACTCAGTTCGCGGCGGAGATGAAGATCCGGTTCCAGATCGAGTTCGTTCTGGCGAAGACGTTCGAGATGCTGTCTTTCAAGGCGATCAGGTTCGTCGACGGAGAGAGAACCGTCGTTCTGATATCTCCGGCGATATTCCGACGTCTGAGCGGAATCGGAGATTTCGTTAATAATCTGCGGAGAGTCTCGCCGAAGGTCGTCATCTTCGTCGACGGCGAAGGATGGACGGAGATCGCCGGAGCCGGATCGTTCCGGCGGGAGTTCGTCGCCGCTCTCGAGTTCTACACGATGGTGCTGGAGTCCCTCGACGCCGCGGCTCCTCCGGGGGATCTGGTGAAGAAGATCGTGGAGGCGTTTGTTCTGCGACCGAAGATCGCCGCGGCGGTGGAGACGGCGGCTGATAGGAGAAACGCGGGAGAGATGACGTGGAGGGAAGCGTTCTGCGGCGCGGGGATGAGGTCGATACAGCTGAGCCAGTTCGCGGTGTTTCAGGCAGAGTGTTTGCTGGAGAAGGCGCAGGTGAGAGGATTCCACGTGGCGAAACGGCAGGAGGAGTTGGTGCTGTGCTGGCATGGGAGGGCGCTGGTTGCGACGTCGGCTTGGAGGTTTTAA